A stretch of DNA from Ovis aries strain OAR_USU_Benz2616 breed Rambouillet chromosome 14, ARS-UI_Ramb_v3.0, whole genome shotgun sequence:
AGTACCGCCACATCCCGGGGGAGTACGTGCGCCTCACCGGCTACCCCTGCTCCTGGACCTTCTACCACCACCTCCGCGCCGAGATCCTCCGGGAGTTCACCCTGCACGCCCACGTGCGTGAGGAGGCCCAGAACTTCCTGCGGGGTCTGCGGGTGAACGGCAGCCGGCCGAGCACCTACGTGGGGGTCCACGTGCGCCGGGGGGACTACGTCCGCGTCATGCCCACCGTGTGGAAGGGCGTGCTGGCCGACCGGGACTACCTGCAGCAGGCCCTGGGCTGGTTCCGCGCTCGCCACCGCAGCCCGCTCTTCGTGATCACCAGCGACGACATGGCCTGGTGCCGGAGGAACATCAACAGCTCCCACCAGGACGTGGTGTTTGCGGGCAACGGCCGCCAGGGCTCACCGGCCAGGGACTTCGCGCTCCTCACGCAGTGTAACCACACCGTCATCACCGTGGGCACCTTCGGCATCTGGGCCGCCTACCTCACTGGGGGGAGCACCGTCTACCTGGCCAACTTCACCCTGCCTGGCTCCCGATTCCGCATGATCTTTAAGCCCCAGGCGGCCTTCCTGCCCGAGTGGGTAGGCATCGCAGCCAACCTGGGGCAGGCCAGAGAGAGCCACCCCTAGCTACGCCCGGGTCCCTGCCGCCCCATCGGGCCCAACAGGCGTGGATGCCTGAGTCTAAATCCAGGCTGTTCAGCTTCCCAGCTGGGTGGCCATGGACAAgtgacttaatctctctgtgccttagtgtTCTACCTGAGAAACGAACCTGACGCAGGCTCCTTCCGAGAACACGAGTTCATGTAGTTCCTTGGAAACAGGTGTGAGGGTTGGCCACTCACAGGTTTGTGATTGGCAGGCCTGGACCTTTGGACGGCCTTGCGGTGGACCCGTAATTTTGCCTTCTCCTTCTTTATAGCTCCAGGAACGTGGAGCCCAAATATTTGGTACTTGCCTCCTTGGAGGGTTCTGCAATGAAACTCTTCCTGCCCTTGATTGGGGTGTTTGAGGCAGCTAAAGAATTTGGGCTTTGGGCTTGATGGGGCCTTAGATCAtgaaagaatgggaaagaacatAGGATTTGAGAGGGAAGATCTCGGGGAGGTAACCTTGGTGAGGAGGGGGAGTCCCCGGAAGTGAGGAGGGGCATGGGAGGGCCTCCCAGAGATGGCAGGACTCAACCCCAGGCCTGGCCGGCAGCGGCAAGGACACCCCGAGTCCGCACGTCATGGAAGCAGCAGGTTGGCcaccgggggggtggggggcgccacAGAGACTGCCACAGCCACGTCCAGCGTGCGGGCAGGCGACTGACACCCTGGCCGTGCCCGTGCCCGTGCCCGCAGGACCTCGTGCCGCTGTGAGGGGCCCTAATGTGGACTAGAGTTGGATTCAGTGATTTCAATACTGATTTCCTTGTGTTTGGTGTAAAGTATGGAGATAAGCAATATTTTTACTCCTttttggatattaaaaaaaagtaacatacaATCATTTAGGTTCACTGAGAATTTTCTCTGAACACAGCTGCACTGGCTTTGAAAACATTTCAGTCACATCTCTTTCCTGTTTGAAAACCCTCTCcaagtgtcttttttaatttcaatttccatgtcttggcatcCTTGTGAGGCTGAACACCTTTCTGTTCATATATTGGTAATATTGTATCTCCCGAGAGCCATTCAGGGGCCCTGTTTACTTCCTtaggggcttcccacgtggtgctagtggtaaagaacccacctgcaatgccagtCGAACCCGagtcaagttcgatccctgggtcgggaggattccctggaggagggcgtggcaacgcactccagtattcttgcctggagagctctgtggatagaggagcctggcaggctacagtccatggggtcgcaaagagtcgggcacaactgaggtgacttagcatgcacgcacattaCTTCTTAAGGCCTTGATGGTGTCATCATGATGTGGGGTTACGGATGCAGGGATGTTAAAGCAGGAGAAGCGTCTGAAGGGGAAGGGAGTTGAGGAGGGAGGTTCTGTATTAGCTGCCTGTTGCTGTGTAACGAAGAGCTCGTTAGCTTAAAGTCACAACAGTAATTTGTCATTACTTATAGTTtctgtgggcctccctggtggttcagtagtgaagaatctgtgccaatgcaggagacccgggttcggtcTCTGGGTCGcacagaattcttgcctgggaaatcctagggtcagaggagctcagtgggctacagtccatggggtcacaaagagtcggacacggctgagggacTAAGCAACAATAACGACCGTTTCTGTGGGTCCGGAATCAGGGAGTGGCCTACCTGAGTGACTGTGTTTGGGATATCCAGGGAAGTTGCTCTCAGGCAGGGCCACAGTCacctgaaggcttgactggggtCGACTTCCGTGGCTGGAAAATTGCTGCTGCTGGCTCTTGGCCAGATTCCTTTGATGGGGATATCTGTGGGGTTGCTTGAGTGTCCTTCCAACACGGCAGCTGGAGTCCTCCAGAGAGAGAAGCCCAAGCCCTCGTCACACTGCGCCACTTCTGTCATGCCCAGAGCAGCCCGATTTAGTGTGGGAGGGACCAACCCGAGGGCGTGATAcccagaggtgggggtggtgtAGGGCCATATTGGAGGCTGCTGTACTAGTTTGCTAGCACTACCAAACTCTAGCAGAGTGGCTTAAACCACAGACATTCATgatctcccagttctggaggcttgaaGACTGAGATTAAGGTGTCGGCAGAGCTGGTTTCCTGGTGAGGGCGCGGtctgctcccagcccctccccttggcttgcagacagccacTCCCCACATGACTTGGCGTGCGTGGGGAGTGTAATGCGTGTGTCCAGAGTCCCTCTTCTTACAAGGGCAGCAGCCATAATGAACTAGTCCCTACCACATCTGGAAAcatcctgtctccaaatacaatGGCATTCTGAGGCTCTGGGGGTaggaattttaatttattaatttttttttacttttggttgCACTGGCTCTCGGTTGCTGTGTGaggcctttctctagctgcagcgagcaggggctgctgtctggttgcagtggcttctcttgctgtggagcacaggctccaggcacacaggcttagctggcccacagcaagtggaatcttctgcggccagggatcgaacccatctcccctgcattggcaggtggattcttgcccaccgcgccaccagggaagtcacaataCAGGGATTT
This window harbors:
- the LOC101107465 gene encoding galactoside 2-alpha-L-fucosyltransferase SEC1 yields the protein MWDVRAVAPQRPAAGHPRAGWPRKLKTAARRFWATCPSSSTICFLFVIFAVSTIFHCHRRLALVPTPWAYAGRVVLFPRHLPAGGVFTINAIGRLGNQMGEYATLYALAKMNGRAAFIPPQMHSTLAPIFRITLPVLHDATARSVPWENYYLNDWMEEQYRHIPGEYVRLTGYPCSWTFYHHLRAEILREFTLHAHVREEAQNFLRGLRVNGSRPSTYVGVHVRRGDYVRVMPTVWKGVLADRDYLQQALGWFRARHRSPLFVITSDDMAWCRRNINSSHQDVVFAGNGRQGSPARDFALLTQCNHTVITVGTFGIWAAYLTGGSTVYLANFTLPGSRFRMIFKPQAAFLPEWVGIAANLGQARESHP